GCCCGTCTTGCCGCGGTCCTTGCCGGCGATGACCAGAACATTATCACCCTTGCGAATGCGGGTCGGTGTCCGCTCCGGGCGCTGCGCCCAGGCTTTCAATTTGGACATCGTACTCATCTCCCCCTAGATCACTTCCGGAGCGAGAGAGACGATCTTCATGAACTTCTTCCCTCGCAATTCCCGAGCGACCGGTCCAAAAATACGCGTGCCGACCGGCTCGCGATTGTTGTCGATCAAAACGGCTGAGTTGTTGTCGAAACGGATATAGGACCCATCCGGGCGACCTACTTCCTTCGCGGTGCGAACAACCACAGCCTTGACCACGTCGCCTTTTTTCACCTTGGAATTGGGCTGCGCTTCTTTCACCGAGCCAACGATCACGTCCCCGATCGAGGCGTAGCGACGGCGACTGCCGCCCAGCACCTTGATGCATAGGAGTCGTTTGGCGCCGGAGTTGTCGGCGATCTGCAATACGCTTTCTGTCTGGACCATTTTAGTTCATCCGATCCTTGAGCTACTCGGCGGCCTTGCGCTGGATGGACTGCACCGCCCAGCGTTTGTCCTTGGAAATCGGCCGAGTCTCGACAATTTCCACGACGTCGCCGACGTTACAGCGGTTCTGTTCATCGTGCGCCTTGAAGTTCTTTCTCGCGCGAACGTACTTCCGGTACTTCGGATGCTTCACGAGGCGTTCGACGCGAACGACGACGGTTTTATCCATCTTGTCCGAAACGACCACGCCGGAGCGATGTTTTCGATGTTGATCCATAGTTAGTACCGCCGTCAGCCTTCGCTCGAAGCCTTGCGCTCCGCCTTGATCGTGAGCACGCGGGCAAGATCCCGCCGCGCTACTCGACCGGCCATCTTGTTCTCGGTCTGGCCGGCGGCCATCCGGAGACGAAGACGGAAGGTCTCTTCTCGCAAATCTTTCTCTTTTTGATCGAGTTCGGGATCACCGAGCTCACGAATTTCTTTAGGCCGCATGCTGTCCTCGCTCGGAGAATCGGGTTTCAATCGGCAGCTTGTTGGCTGCCAGACGGAAGGCTTCCTTTGCCGTTTTGGCGTCGACGCCTTCCATCTCGAAGAGGATTCGTCCCGGCTTGATGATGGCGACCCAGAAATCAGGAGCGCCCTTACCCTTGCCCATTCGAGTTTCAGCGGGCTTCTTGGTCATGGGTTTGTCCGGGAAAACTCGAATCCAGACGCGCCCGCCACGCTTGATATGACGCGTGACAGCGATACGAGCCGCCTCGATCTGCCGTGCGGTAATCCAACCCCGACCGACAGCCTGAAGACCGTAATCACCGAAAGCCAACGAGGAACCGCGCCAGGCAGTCCCGCTGCGTCGACCCTTCTGGATCTTTCTGTATTTTACCTTCTTGGGCGAAAGCATGATCTCTTCCTATGCGCCGCTGGCCTGGCGCTGCTCTTCGTCCTTGGAAAGGACGTCGCCGCGCATGACCCAGCATTTGATTCCGATAATTCCGGCTGTGGTCTTCGCCTCAGCCTGCCCGTAACTAATATCCGCTCGGAGAGTATGGAGAGGCACCCGGCCCTCACGATACCACTCTCGCCGTGCAATCTCGTGACCACCGAGTCGACCGGAAGCCTGAATACGAACGCCTTGGGCGCCCATACGCATGGCGCGGGCAACGGCCTCTTTCATCGCTCGACGGAATGCGACCCGCCGCTCGAGTTGCAAAGCGACGTTTTCGGCCACCAATTGAGCATCCACGTCCGGACGGCGGACCTCGATGATGTTGATGAAAGCTTCGCGCCCCATCAACTTGTTCAATTCGGCCTTCAGCTTCTCGATCTCGGCGCCCTTCTTGCCGATCACCAGCCCCGGCCTGGCGGTGTGAATATTCACCTTGGCCTTGCCAGCGGCACGCTCGATCTCCACGCGAGAGATCCCGGCGTGATAAAGGCGCTTTTTGATGAAGCGACGAACTCGAATGTCTTCGTGAAGGAGCTCTCCGAAATCTCGCTTGGCGAACCAACGAGAGTCCCAGTTCTCAATCACACCGACTCGGAAGCCCTTGGGATGCGTTTTCTGTCCCATAGTCTTAACTCTGCCCCGTCTGTTTCTCGTCGAC
This window of the Candidatus Binatia bacterium genome carries:
- the rpmC gene encoding 50S ribosomal protein L29; amino-acid sequence: MRPKEIRELGDPELDQKEKDLREETFRLRLRMAAGQTENKMAGRVARRDLARVLTIKAERKASSEG
- the rpsC gene encoding 30S ribosomal protein S3; this translates as MGQKTHPKGFRVGVIENWDSRWFAKRDFGELLHEDIRVRRFIKKRLYHAGISRVEIERAAGKAKVNIHTARPGLVIGKKGAEIEKLKAELNKLMGREAFINIIEVRRPDVDAQLVAENVALQLERRVAFRRAMKEAVARAMRMGAQGVRIQASGRLGGHEIARREWYREGRVPLHTLRADISYGQAEAKTTAGIIGIKCWVMRGDVLSKDEEQRQASGA
- the rplP gene encoding 50S ribosomal protein L16 — protein: MLSPKKVKYRKIQKGRRSGTAWRGSSLAFGDYGLQAVGRGWITARQIEAARIAVTRHIKRGGRVWIRVFPDKPMTKKPAETRMGKGKGAPDFWVAIIKPGRILFEMEGVDAKTAKEAFRLAANKLPIETRFSERGQHAA
- the rpsQ gene encoding 30S ribosomal protein S17; its protein translation is MDQHRKHRSGVVVSDKMDKTVVVRVERLVKHPKYRKYVRARKNFKAHDEQNRCNVGDVVEIVETRPISKDKRWAVQSIQRKAAE
- the rplN gene encoding 50S ribosomal protein L14, which produces MVQTESVLQIADNSGAKRLLCIKVLGGSRRRYASIGDVIVGSVKEAQPNSKVKKGDVVKAVVVRTAKEVGRPDGSYIRFDNNSAVLIDNNREPVGTRIFGPVARELRGKKFMKIVSLAPEVI